In the Pseudoliparis swirei isolate HS2019 ecotype Mariana Trench chromosome 19, NWPU_hadal_v1, whole genome shotgun sequence genome, one interval contains:
- the LOC130209224 gene encoding CCR4-NOT transcription complex subunit 8-like: MPAALTDSSQIICEVWASNVEEEMRKIRQIIQSYNFIAMDTEFPGVVVRPIGEFRSTVDYQYQLLRCNVDLLKIIQLGLTFMNEDGDYPLGTTTWQFNFKFNLTEDMYSQDSIDLLQNSGLQFKKHEEEGIETLYFAELLMTSGLVLCENTKWLSFHSGYDFGYLVKLLTDTRLPEEEHDFFQILNLFFPAIYDVKYLMKSCKNLKGGLQEVADQLELKRIGRQHQAGSDSLLTGMAFFRMKELFFEDNIDDAKYCGRLYGLGSGSTQPQNGLSGSGQEETNNKH; the protein is encoded by the exons ATGCCGGCCGCACTGACGGATTCCAGTCAGATAATCTGTGAAGTCTGGGCGAGcaacgtggaggaggagatgaggaagatCCGACAAATCATTCAAAGCTACAACTTCATCGCCATG GACACGGAGTTCCCCGGCGTGGTGGTCCGGCCCATCGGAGAGTTCCGCAGCACCGTGGACTACCAGTACCAGCTGCTGCGCTGCAACGTGGACCTGCTGAAGATCATCCAGCTGGGCCTCACCTTCATGAATGAGGACGGGGACTATCCTCTGGGCACCACCACCTGGCAGTTCAACTTCAAGTTCAACCTCAC AGAAGACATGTACTCGCAGGACTCCATCGACCTGCTGCAGAACTCCGGCCTCCAGTTTAAGAAACACGAAGAAGAGGGAATAGAGACGCTCTACTTCGCGGAGCTGCTCATGACGTCCGGCCTGGTGCTCTGTGAGAACACCAAGTGGCTCTCCTTCCACAG CGGCTATGACTTCGGCTACCTGGTGAAGCTCCTGACCGACACGCGGCTCCCGGAGGAGGAACACGACTTCTTCCAGATCCTCAACCTGTTCTTCCCCGCCATCTACGACGTCAAGTACCTGATGAAGAGCTGCAAGAACCTGAAG ggaggcctccaggaggtaGCGGACCAGCTGGAGCTGAAGCGGATCGGGCGTCAGCACCAGGCCGGATCGGACTCGCTCCTCACCGGCATGGCGTTCTTCAGGATGAAAGAG CTTTTCTTCGAAGACAACATCGACGACGCTAAGTACTGCGGCCGTCTGTACGGCCTGGGCTCGGGCTCCACGCAGCCCCAGAACGGGCTGTCCGGCTCGGGCCAGGAGGAGACGAACAACAAGcactga